In the genome of Phacochoerus africanus isolate WHEZ1 chromosome 5, ROS_Pafr_v1, whole genome shotgun sequence, the window ggttcctagtcggatttattaaccactgggccacgacgggaactccaagagtggcttttctggtttttttttggggggggggtgtttgtttttgtttttgtcttggctgtgcccctggcccGCAgcaattcttgggccagggatcaaacctgcgctgcagcagtgacaacacttgacccttaacccactgagccaccagggaactctggaagtgGTTTTTCTGCAATGGCATCAGGATCATTCAGGTCCAGAGGTGGAGACAGAAGTGGTCACTGTCCCAGCCCAGGTGGTCCCAGAAAAACAGCAGGGGAGTTTATAGTTGCGGTCTGGCGAGGAGAGAGACAAGGCTTCTGGAATAGACCacggaggaggggaggaggctcAGCCGAAGTGGCTGAAGAGGCTGGGGGGCCAGGCGCTTGGAGGGCAGGTCCAGCCACCCCTCGACCCACCCCTCTTCCAACTTGGGGCTTGGTGTTCCCCACCCCGACTTCAGGTCCCTGTCCCCCGCTGGCCCCTAAGCGGGGAGGCAAGGCACTGGGCGCCTTTCTGGGGCTAGGCAATGGCTTGGGGATTGGACTTCTGCCCTCGCCATCTGAGGTAGCTGCATCCTTGTCATGGCTAACCACTGTCTCAGGGACTCCAAACCAGaccaagaaaaggaaactgacatAAACAAGAAGCAGCTACAAAGAAACAGTCTTGTCTGTGATCCCAACTTTCCATCTGAggtttccccttctctccctgccacCCCACATCCCCACCTGGCTCCCAGGGGCAACGAGAAaacaggcagaggcagaggcagaatgAAAGAGGGAAAGCCGTACAGCTGTGGTTGCCCTTGGTATCTGTTTActgaaaaaatccaaaacaaacatCCCCACACTTCCACCCACTTAAACTTCCTGTGGTTCTGCTACTGGCTGTCTCCATGGAGACTCTCCATGAATCCCACCACCTACACAAAGCATATGATGATGTGGCCCCCCAGGTCAAgggcacccccgcccccgccccaggaccTCCTCTGTCCAGAACATTAGGCCACACAGCCAAGAGTACCTGATCCCACCAGATCCCTAAATGCACCTACACACTCCCCTCTGGCCAAAGTCCACCATGTCTACAAGTCTTTGGCCTCTTCTCCGCCCCGAACCCCAGAGCCCAAAAGCACACCCAGCAGACCCACTGGGAATTGACACCCTTACTTGGATCCCACTGCCTCCTGCCGCTCCAGCCCTCCAAACAGCTGTGTCTGGAGGAAAAGCCGAAGGCATAATTGTCTCCAGTCACAGCAGGCAGCTTAGAGAAGCTTAGAGAAATCAAACCTACACGTTGGGCTCCTACTTCCCTGCCCAGGCTTGACTCCTTTACTTTGGTGACCCAGCACCCCACCCAGCACACCTCAAACCCCAGCCAGACAGGGCCGTTGACACAAAGGAGAGCCCTGGGGGCGCCACCAAAGTCTGGACACGTGGGGGAGTCAGCTGCGAATCACCCACCGGTGGCGGGCGCTTGGCAGGAAAGACGGGAGGGAACCCTCTGCCAGGCTCATGTCCTAGACAGTCAAAGCCCAGACAATCACATGGCACGCTCCGTGCCCTCTGGCTGCTGGGATGCGGCCAAGAGGAGGGTGGGACATGCTTCCCAATTCAGCCAGTGCACGGGGCTGGCAGATAAAATTTGCAGGCTCTTTTAGCTTCTTTGATAACTTTGCAGGGACTTGTTTCtccaaaggaaaaggaggaagtgtAAACTGTttcccagggcccagcctggGAAGGTGCACACTGGGTGTTTTTGGTCCTCTGGCTCCGCCAGGGGTCAAGGCTAACATAACATCCAGCAGCGAAGGGTGGCAAAGTCAAGGGTGTTTGCTCAATTGTTCTGGAGCCCTCTCCCTCACGTACACACGCAGGgctgcacgcacacacacacacacacacacacacacacacacacacacacacacacacacacacacacacgcctcagTGAGTCCCAAcaagccccccccctcccctgggctgATGTTCAGACCAACTTCCAGAGCCAGAAAGTAGGTGGGGCCAAACCATGAGTTAATCTATTTCCGGCCCACATCGGGTATAAAGGGAGGCAGCAGTCTGCACAGGAACACAACTGCTTCTGGCTGCAGAGTCAAGAACACTGTCAAGGGAGCCACACCCCCCGGCCCGCAGAGGAATCGCCGTCAGCAAGAGGCAGCAAGAGGATCGAGTCGCCAGCCAGTTACAAGGCACCTTGAGACTTTCAGGTAAGAGAAAAGCACACTCCTTCATCTCAGACCTTGGGCTACAGCGGAGAACACCCCTCTGCAGAATCTGGCCCGCGACCCGCAATGTTCCTCTTTCTGGTTCCCCCTGCAGCCCTGCGTTGACCCTGTCGTAGCATGATCACAGGGGAGGTGGTGAAGGTGGCCCCACCAACGATCCCACCACCCAGAAACAAGGGCCTCCACTCTCTGACCCTCTCCACCAAGACCCACCCCTTTCCCTCCTCGGGAAGGGGTTTTTCATGCCTGCCAACTTGAATGAAACAACATGAAAGCCTTAGAAGGGAATTAAAACGCAGCATGCGAATGCAAGATGTTATTAGAATTCAGCCTTTCAGCCTCCTGGAAAGGAGATTTTCTGGAGGGTGGTGCCAGTGGGTTCCAAGAGTCCCACACTTGAAAAAGGCATGTAAGTCTCCCtgggggagttctcctgtggcacagcaggttaaggatctggcgttgtcactgcagtggcttgggtgactgctatggcataggtttgatccctggcccaggaacttccacatgccacctgtgcaaccaaaacaaaacaaaacaaaacagtctcCCTGGAGCTGAGGCAGAGGAGAAAAGGCTTAGGATCTGATCCCATCAAGGTTTGTTAATGAACCTGGACCTTGTATTCACTTATCACCTGCCAGCGGCACATGCGGGGAGCCTGGCCCGTGGCTGGGGTGCCATCAGTCCTCCCCACTCACCATTCTTCCAGAACCGTTCCCTCATCTGATCCTTTTCCTCTTGCTCTAGGATGCGGATGTCGCTGGTGTTTGCCTGCCTAGCGATGGGCCTGGCCCTTGTCTTTGCCGAAggctctgcctcctcccatcACCAGTCTCCGGCAGCCCGCCTGGCCACAGACTTTGGAGTGAAGGTGTTTCGGCAGGTGGTACAGGCCTCCAAGGACCGCAACGTGGTTTTCTCACCCTATGGGGTGGCCTCCGTCCTGGCCATGTTGCAGCTGACCACGGCGGGAGACACCCAGCAGCAGATCCAAGAGGCCATGCAGTTCAAGATTGAGGGTGAGCGATGGGGCAGAATGGGGGGCGGGCACTCCAGCAGTCCTCCCAGGACAGGGGCGTAACCCACCAGAAGGGCTGACCCAGCTTAGTCACTGGGACCACCACATCTTCTTCCCTCCACATTCCGCCGTCACTTGGCTTTGGGCCGGGTCACCAGTGGATCTGGTGTAAAAGAGCCCGGTCTCCCCACCCCTGAACTGTGTGAACTTAACCCCTCTgaacctgagtttcctcatctgcaaaatggggacaataaaagTACCTCTCACACGgggctattgtgaggattaaccAGAATTATGCATGTGACATGGCTCCCATcgctattatcattattaaaagaaaaaactagggTTTATAacttaaaagacagagaaaaatagtCCAAACCAAAGAAAGGGTCAGGACCTGAGATTtttgaggaaaagagggagatgcAGGGAAGATTCAGGTTTGGAATGAAATCCTCAACAGAAGAGCCCTATCCATGTGGGTTGGGGGAAGACGGACCCAATGGGAGACTTGGGTTCCAGATGAGCTTAAGGtgtccttttcttcctgtttggGCCCAGAGAAGGGCATGGCCCCTGCCCTCCGTCAACTGTACAAGGAGCTCATGGGGCCGTGGAACAAAGATGAGATCAGCACGGCCGATGCCATCTTCGTGCAGCGGGATCTGAAGCTGGTCCAGGGTTTCATGCCCTACTTCTTCAGGCTGTTCCGGACCACGGTCAAGCAGGTGGACTTTTCAGAGATGGACAGAGCCAGGTTTATCGTCAACGACTGGGTGAAGAGACACACAAAAGGTGAGCAGGCAGGGAAAGGAGGCCAGTGCCAAGGGCCTGCAGAGAAAGGGGATTTGGAAACAAGTCCCAAGTACCCCCACCCTCTCCTTCCAGCATCCTCTTCTCCATAGACAGGAGGTAAAAGCACTGTGTTTTTCGGTAATTTGGCTCTCCCGTGAACCAACTCTAAAGGCATCCTTCAAAAGCCTTGTGAGAtgtaagatggagttcccatcgtggcccagtggttaacgaatccgactaggaacatgaggttgcgggttcgatccctggccttgctcagtgggttaaggatccagcattgctgtggctctggtgtaggccagtggctacagctccaattcgacccctagcctgggaacctccatatgctgtgggagtggccctagaaaaggcaaaaagacaaaaaaataaaaaataataaaagccttgTGAGACATAAGAACAGCAATAACCGTGACATGGAGCGCACAGCCCTTCAGGACTGAGGCTTAGGGAGTCCTGGAACTAAGGGGAGGCTTAACGTTTCCAGTCTGATCTTGGACAGAATCCCAGGGCCAGGAAAGtgtactgaggagttccctggtggtgcagtgggttaaggatctggcattgccactactgtggtTTGGGCCACTGCTggggcatgtgtttgatccctggcccaggaacgtctgcatgctatgggtgcagggaaagaaagaaagggagagagagagagaggaaggaagggaggaaggaagggggagaaagaaagtGGGAGCTGGAAAGTTTTCTGAGACTTAGGAAGATGGACCAGGTTGCAAGCCGCTAGAGTGATACACCACACCTTACCCAATCTGTCTTGCAACCGGATCCCTTCTGACACCCATCCATCTGAGGACTGGGAAACTGAAGGAACTGTCTAGGATTAAAAatctatctaggagttcccgtcgtggcgcagtggttaatgaatctgactaggaacaatgaggttgcgggttcggtccctgcccttgctcagtgggttaacgatccggcgttgccatgagctgtggtgtaggttgcagacgcggctcggatcccgcgttgctgtggctctggcgtaggccggtggctacagctccgattcaacccctagcctgggaacctccatatgccgcgggagcggcccaagaaatagcaacaacaacaacaacaacaaagacaaaagacaaaaaaaaaaatctatctagtTCCTGACCACCTCCCTTGCCCATAGGCATGATCAATGACTTACTTGGCCAAGGGGCTGTGGACCAGCTGACGCGCCTGGTGCTGGTGAATGCCCTCTACTTCAACGGCCAGTGGAAAATGCCCTTCCCAGAGAAAAGCACTCACCACCGCCTCTTCCACAAGTCCGATGGCAGCACCGTCTCTGTGCCCATGATGGCTCAGACCAACAAGTTCAACTACAGTAAGTGCAAGATGCCCTCCTTCCCCAAGCTCCATGGCTATTGCATCCCTGGTGGGGTCCCCTCTAAGGGAAGAGAAACCCTAGAATACACCCTAGCCTTGACAAAGACTTCCCAGGTAGGAGACACTGGGGTCAATGGAGCAGCAGAAGGTAGATTTAGCGTGTGCAAGATGAAGCCGAAACTCAGAAACACCCTCACATACATTTGATCACTAGATCCCATCTCTCATCTTCCTGTGGTTCTCGTGTGACAACCCTGGGTTCACAAAGCCTTGTGGAGAAGGGCCATATAGAAGCCGAGATTAAGTTAATGGTGACTGGATGAATTAGAAGCTGGGCACTGGGGAGAAGGCTGAGCAGGTAAAGAAAGCCAACAAGAGACAGAGAGGCCGGAAGACACTGAATaggcagaagagaagggaaatgggaagaaaaacattCCCAGTGGGATGGGGGAACCTCCAAAGTCAGGAAGGAGAGCTGGCATCCAGACAGAGCAGATGGGACAGGAAGACGAGTTGAAAAGCCAGTGCTGGAGCCATTGCCAACGCGCCATCTTGGTGTCTCCCCAGCTGAGTTTTCCACCCCCGACGGCCATTACTACGACATCCT includes:
- the SERPINE1 gene encoding plasminogen activator inhibitor 1, encoding MRMSLVFACLAMGLALVFAEGSASSHHQSPAARLATDFGVKVFRQVVQASKDRNVVFSPYGVASVLAMLQLTTAGDTQQQIQEAMQFKIEEKGMAPALRQLYKELMGPWNKDEISTADAIFVQRDLKLVQGFMPYFFRLFRTTVKQVDFSEMDRARFIVNDWVKRHTKGMINDLLGQGAVDQLTRLVLVNALYFNGQWKMPFPEKSTHHRLFHKSDGSTVSVPMMAQTNKFNYTEFSTPDGHYYDILELPYHGNTLSMFIAAPYEKEVPLSTLTSILDAQLISQWKGNMTRLTRLLVLPKFSLESEVDLRRPLENLGMTDMFRPNQADFSSLSDQELLYVSQALQKVKIEVNESGTVASSSTAIIVSARMAPEEIIMDRPFLFVVRHNPTGTVLFMGQVMEP